From a region of the Pseudanabaena sp. ABRG5-3 genome:
- a CDS encoding WecB/TagA/CpsF family glycosyltransferase, with protein MRQFSVLGLPVHIHENYRDWLAQRLQTNQGTHVVTINAEMTMQARKNPALANVIKQAELVVPDGSGIVLYLRSQGEKIDRCPGIELSEQIVQIAAEKQWRIFLIGGAPKVVDTVVDSWRQKWENIAIAGIHHGYFDPAIEQQICEQLQSSQPDLILVGLGVPRQELWIQKNRYLCPESVWIGVGGSFDIWSGIKTRAPEWFSNNNLEWLYRLYQEPWRWRRMLSLPHFVWCVTKESLFKKQ; from the coding sequence TTGCGTCAGTTTAGTGTGCTTGGTCTGCCCGTGCATATTCATGAAAATTATCGTGATTGGCTTGCTCAAAGATTGCAAACCAATCAAGGTACGCATGTTGTCACCATCAACGCCGAAATGACAATGCAGGCGCGAAAAAATCCTGCTTTGGCAAACGTGATTAAGCAAGCTGAGTTAGTTGTGCCAGATGGTTCGGGGATTGTGCTTTATCTGCGATCGCAAGGTGAAAAGATCGATCGCTGTCCGGGCATTGAGCTATCGGAACAGATTGTGCAAATTGCGGCGGAGAAGCAATGGCGGATTTTTTTGATTGGGGGTGCGCCTAAGGTCGTCGATACCGTTGTCGATAGCTGGCGGCAGAAATGGGAAAATATTGCGATCGCAGGAATACATCACGGTTATTTTGACCCAGCGATCGAACAGCAGATTTGTGAACAGTTGCAAAGCTCTCAGCCCGACCTGATTCTTGTGGGTTTAGGAGTTCCGCGCCAAGAACTATGGATTCAGAAAAATCGTTATCTTTGCCCTGAATCGGTGTGGATTGGCGTGGGGGGCAGTTTCGATATTTGGTCTGGCATCAAAACTCGCGCCCCTGAATGGTTTAGCAATAATAATCTAGAGTGGCTTTACCGCCTCTATCAAGAACCTTGGCGTTGGCGGAGAATGCTCTCACTTCCTCATTTTGTCTGGTGTGTCACAAAAGAATCTTTATTCAAAAAGCAGTGA
- the cynS gene encoding cyanase — translation MTVEFPAFTHTLLAAKKAKGLSFTDLEKLLGHDEVWIASLFYGQNSTSVEEAKKIADILGLGEDIVAALSSYPSKGLGSVVPTDPLIYRFYEIMQVYGYPMKEIIHEKFGDGIMSAIDFTLDIEKVEDPKGDRVKVTMNGKFLPYKKW, via the coding sequence ATGACAGTTGAATTTCCTGCGTTTACACATACATTATTAGCTGCTAAGAAAGCTAAAGGTTTAAGCTTTACTGATCTGGAAAAGTTGTTGGGACATGATGAAGTATGGATTGCTTCACTGTTTTATGGTCAAAATAGTACTTCTGTTGAAGAAGCCAAAAAGATTGCAGATATACTGGGGCTAGGGGAAGATATCGTTGCGGCGTTGAGTTCTTATCCTAGTAAGGGTTTAGGCTCTGTGGTTCCCACCGATCCATTGATCTACCGCTTTTACGAAATTATGCAGGTGTATGGATATCCAATGAAAGAGATTATCCATGAAAAATTTGGTGATGGAATTATGAGTGCGATTGATTTCACTCTTGACATTGAGAAAGTGGAAGATCCTAAAGGCGATCGCGTCAAGGTAACGATGAATGGTAAATTTTTACCTTACAAAAAATGGTAA
- a CDS encoding AAA family ATPase yields MKINWLSIKDFRGFRDCGITFPKNSNIVVFIGINGAGKSAILEAISILLNVLVKDICSQKRTSPLSYKELSSDDINLKAKSYRLDMIFSSQVKNHQVFRNKDLGDKYNITLVYKQNRIDGTYRDFVKNIKSSILESELELLDLPIFIYYSINRNVVDNTKNGKPKQINKYQEPQYLAYENAFSSHVNSFNEFVQWFKMEEDFEHQLQIDYKDFDYRNRRLEVIRYAINKFLNVFDFAKFSDLKIERERTINYPISLSQESIISSLTIDKDGQRFKFSQLSSGEKMMLSLVVDVARRLAIANPSLDNKLEGEGIVLIDEIDLHLHPQWQRKLLPALTHTFPNIQFIVTTHSPQVLSHLPRESVFLLEDNKISDREIYTEGRDSNSILLDAFHVPEVDKEYEVEIKEIYDLISNYDAENAQQKLEKLKEKRGEYDREIMRMQSYIDIL; encoded by the coding sequence ATGAAAATAAATTGGCTATCAATAAAAGATTTTCGTGGATTTAGAGATTGCGGAATCACTTTTCCGAAGAACTCTAATATTGTTGTGTTTATCGGTATAAATGGAGCGGGGAAATCCGCAATTTTAGAAGCAATTAGTATTTTGTTAAATGTATTAGTTAAGGATATTTGTTCTCAAAAAAGAACTTCTCCTTTATCATATAAAGAACTTAGTTCAGACGACATAAATTTAAAAGCAAAAAGTTATCGGCTTGATATGATCTTTTCTAGTCAAGTTAAGAATCATCAGGTTTTTAGAAATAAGGATCTAGGAGATAAGTATAATATTACACTAGTCTATAAGCAGAATCGTATCGATGGAACTTATAGAGACTTTGTGAAAAATATTAAATCTTCTATTTTAGAATCTGAACTTGAATTATTAGATTTACCGATATTTATTTATTATTCGATTAATCGTAATGTTGTAGATAACACAAAAAATGGTAAGCCTAAACAGATAAACAAATATCAAGAACCTCAATATTTAGCATATGAAAATGCTTTTTCTAGCCATGTAAACTCATTTAATGAATTTGTACAATGGTTCAAGATGGAAGAAGACTTTGAGCATCAACTTCAAATAGACTATAAAGATTTTGATTATCGTAATAGAAGACTAGAAGTTATTAGATATGCTATTAACAAGTTTCTAAATGTATTTGATTTTGCAAAATTTTCTGATTTAAAAATAGAAAGAGAACGAACTATTAACTATCCTATTAGTCTTAGTCAAGAATCTATTATAAGTTCTCTGACTATTGATAAAGATGGGCAAAGATTTAAATTTTCACAACTTTCATCTGGCGAAAAAATGATGTTGTCTTTGGTTGTTGATGTTGCGCGGAGATTAGCGATCGCAAATCCAAGCCTAGATAACAAACTAGAAGGTGAAGGCATCGTATTAATTGATGAAATTGATCTACATTTGCATCCACAATGGCAACGTAAACTTCTACCCGCACTTACGCATACTTTCCCAAATATTCAATTTATTGTCACGACACATTCCCCACAGGTTTTAAGTCATTTGCCTAGAGAAAGTGTCTTTTTACTAGAAGATAATAAAATTAGTGATCGAGAAATTTATACAGAAGGTCGTGATAGCAACTCTATTTTACTCGACGCTTTTCATGTACCCGAAGTTGACAAGGAATATGAAGTGGAAATTAAAGAAATATATGACTTGATCAGTAACTATGATGCAGAAAATGCACAACAGAAACTAGAAAAGCTTAAAGAAAAGCGTGGAGAATATGACCGAGAAATAATGCGGATGCAATCATATATCGATATTTTATGA